The region GTGGGTCTTTGGCAAGTTTGCCTTTAATCTTCAGGAAAGCCTTCCTCTCCTCCTCAATTTGCAAAATATATTCAAGTTGTTCCTCATTAGTAGGTAAGCTGCTTCGCTCAACATAATCCTTTATTAGCTCAACGATAACTTCATTCCTCTTCCCCCTCCCCCTTTCACGCATTACTATTAAGCTAAATAATCTCCACAGATCATCATCAACATTAATGGTTATCTTCACCATAATTACCACCTTTAAAATTAGCTGAAATCCTTATAATCTTAATTTATTCGAGGTTTAATGGGTCTTTGACGAGAATTCCAGTTGCTATTAGTATCTCTTCTCTGCATTCTAATATTTCCTTATCGCCAGTAATGAACATGTCAGCAATACCTTTCCTCTTTAAAAGCGATGCGTAGGCTAAATGTATGAGGTCTAAAGTTCTAAGTTTTAGTTTATGTGATAGTTTCATGGCAATATCGTATTCTATGGGGATCGTAGTTTCATGACCAGCTATGCTCCTTTTAGCCATTAATGGTATTGAAATTACATTTAGCTTGCAATCTTTTATTATGAA is a window of Candidatus Methanomethylicota archaeon DNA encoding:
- a CDS encoding PIN domain-containing protein, whose product is MIIARYKPKDPLYEASEKLFKTPNLTLYISPLTVLELYSVLSRVKLEVPTEKLAINSMVHFIIKDCKLNVISIPLMAKRSIAGHETTIPIEYDIAMKLSHKLKLRTLDLIHLAYASLLKRKGIADMFITGDKEILECREEILIATGILVKDPLNLE